In Microbulbifer sp. THAF38, the sequence CAAGGCGATAGAATAACTGGTAAAGCTCCTTGAGAGTCTCCGGGGAAATACCATCGGAAGCCAGCTTTTGCTCTGCGACAACTTCTTCACGACGCTGTGGGCTCAATTGACGGAAAACATCGACATATTCCGGGGTAAACCAGTCATTGGTAAACGGTGTCTCATCCAACGGCAAGTAGTTGCTGCGGCGGGACACCCAGGTTACCTGCTGCGGGCGACCCCAGTGTTTGCTCAGAAGATTAATAACCACTTCTGCACCTGTCTGACCGCCACCGACCACGGCTACACGCTTACCACTGACATCTGGATTCCGCAGGGCAATTTCCAGTGCATGGAAACAGTTGTCTGACAGGAATGGGCGACTGCACTCCGGGATATTCGGTTTTTTACCAGCGGCAACACATAAATTCTTGGCAAGCACTTGCTCGCGGCCATTGGGTCCATGTACATCCAGCTCAAAGTATTCACCATTATCCACTACGCTTTGGACACGGCTACTCATTTGAATGGAATCCAGGCGACGCGCAGCCCAAGCCAGGTAATCGGCAAACTCACGGCGAGTTACGGTGCGCTGCTCCGCATGCAGGAAGTCATAGAAACGCTTATTTTCCACCAGGTACGCCAGAAAGCTGCAAGGGTTGGTGGGATCGACCGGTGTCACCAGATCCTTCAGATAAGAAGTCTGCATCATAGCGCCCGGCAACATTAAACCCGGGTGCCAGGAGAATTCCGCTTTAGCATCAAAAAAGCGATGGCTCAAAGATTTGTTCCGCATTAGGGCGGCAACGGCCAAATTAAAAGGACCGGCTCCGATACCGGCGAGATCTAGGATATTACTCATAATTAAGCCTCTAAAGCGGAAGCGGTTTCAGGTTGGTTTTGTTGTGACTCTTGTTCAGCGAGCCAAAGTGGATTGGTCAGGTCTCCACCGACAATGGGGACAGGACGCTCGGCACTGTCATCGTAGCCCTGGCGCAAACGCACGCGATTAATACAGACACGTTCAATATGGGGACGGAATAAATTAAATTGCTGGAAACGCTCTGTCATATCAGCGTTATCCTGTTGCGCAGATTTTTGATAGCGGCGCAAAACCTTAGCTAAAACGCCGTAGAACTCCAGCTCACCCAAACCGATCTCTGTCATCAATTGGGCAGATAAATAGCGCAGCACTGTGACAAAGTGGCCAGTGAACAGGTCGTGAATAATATAATTCGCTGGCAACTGATCGAGGACCTGTGCCGCAGACTCTGGCAGGTCTGCACGGTCCGGGAACTCACCCTGGGCTAGGCGTAGGTCTCCCTGGAAATCTTTTAAAAGAACGCGCACCACTTTGTTATCGCGCAATACTAGTGTCAGATTTTGTGAGTGCGCCACCAGGCCTATGCCATAGCGGCTAAGCAGGTGATAAAGCGGCACCACCGTAGCGTCGAACAGGTGCGTGAGCCAGGCTTCTACAGAGAGACCGGAAGCCTCTATCAAAGCGGCAGCCACAGATTTACCGCCAGCATCTTTTTGCAGTAGCGCAGCCATTAAAAGGTGGCGCTCACCTTCTGCACACAAGCCCGCCGGACTCTGCCGCCAAGTGGCTCCCAGTAATTCACGGTAACGATAAGGCGTGCCCTCAACCGACTCTTGATGTGAGTGCGGCACATGTAGTCCGGCTACTTCCTGTAGAATCCCTGTACCGCGCAACTGCAGTTGCTCATCACGATCACAAAGTGACTGCATCCACTCTGATAATGCCGGCCCGCAGCGCATAAACTTGCCCGGAATCCCACGGTAGCAAGAAGTATTTAATACCGTTAACGGCAGCTTTACATGCAAGGCGCGCGGGCGCTCAAGGTTTGACAGAGTGCGCAGTGATACCT encodes:
- a CDS encoding lysine N(6)-hydroxylase/L-ornithine N(5)-oxygenase family protein — its product is MSNILDLAGIGAGPFNLAVAALMRNKSLSHRFFDAKAEFSWHPGLMLPGAMMQTSYLKDLVTPVDPTNPCSFLAYLVENKRFYDFLHAEQRTVTRREFADYLAWAARRLDSIQMSSRVQSVVDNGEYFELDVHGPNGREQVLAKNLCVAAGKKPNIPECSRPFLSDNCFHALEIALRNPDVSGKRVAVVGGGQTGAEVVINLLSKHWGRPQQVTWVSRRSNYLPLDETPFTNDWFTPEYVDVFRQLSPQRREEVVAEQKLASDGISPETLKELYQLFYRLVHLEKDAERVALMPNRELMDMSHRGDYQLQLENHLLGEADGTEWINADIVILCTGLCEALPPCLAPLQEHIARDAEGRLLLDDAFAAKLSGDESGRRLYFLGTGRTSHGIAEPQLSLSSWRAAQVVNDLHGSAVYDNQQTSNFMKWVTPQTQQAAVA
- a CDS encoding IucA/IucC family siderophore biosynthesis protein → MSTDKYWKQVNRTLLVKSLAELCYEQALIAKDEGAGRYSVTLKSGVIYSFKGQLTVWDWLLIDAQTIERQFEGQALPADDAAQFFIDASEDLEATSSTLGNLLHELANTLVADVVLLQKREGLDAQALATLPDEQLQCLLDGHPKAMVNKGRIGWGAQEFNAYGTEAAQGVRLLWLAVRRDLAVSGNSEQWDWPQLLAESLDEAQLQQLDRACREKGVSWQEFLPLPVHPWQWQHHIRQHYAQQIFRGDLVLLGEFGDSYLPQVSLRTLSNLERPRALHVKLPLTVLNTSCYRGIPGKFMRCGPALSEWMQSLCDRDEQLQLRGTGILQEVAGLHVPHSHQESVEGTPYRYRELLGATWRQSPAGLCAEGERHLLMAALLQKDAGGKSVAAALIEASGLSVEAWLTHLFDATVVPLYHLLSRYGIGLVAHSQNLTLVLRDNKVVRVLLKDFQGDLRLAQGEFPDRADLPESAAQVLDQLPANYIIHDLFTGHFVTVLRYLSAQLMTEIGLGELEFYGVLAKVLRRYQKSAQQDNADMTERFQQFNLFRPHIERVCINRVRLRQGYDDSAERPVPIVGGDLTNPLWLAEQESQQNQPETASALEA